In Aegilops tauschii subsp. strangulata cultivar AL8/78 chromosome 3, Aet v6.0, whole genome shotgun sequence, one genomic interval encodes:
- the LOC141042249 gene encoding uncharacterized protein, which translates to MMAALVGIMYSEKYLMKKKRRVPIMTGQEWVTENLSTPKDCYNMFRMYKPCFDRLHRTLVHTYGLKGTRNMSSEEALGMFLWTVGGPQSVSQVENRFKRSTEVIHRKFNEVLKCLNDMAVDIIRPSDPEFRVVHDRLRDARFAPHFDGCIVAIDGLHIPIIVPNDEIVNHVGRHGYPTQNIMAVCDFDMRFTSIVAGWPGSAHDTRIFRDTLVKYANRFPHPPIGIHFIYMRMTILF; encoded by the coding sequence ATGATGGCTGCACTTGTTGGTATCATGTACAGTGAGAAGTATCTCATGAAAAAGAAGAGAAGAGTTCCGATAATGACCGGACAAGAGTGGGTTACCGAGAACTTGAGTACTCCAAAAGATTGCTATAACATGTTCAGGATGTACAAGCCTTGTTTTGATAGGTTGCATCGTACACTTGTACACACATATGGCTTGAAAGGAACAAGAAACATGAGTTCAGAAGAAGCATTGGGTATGTTTCTCTGGACGGTTGGGGGCCCTCAATCCGTAAGCCAAGTGGAGAATCGTTTCAAGAGATCAACCGAAGTTATACATCGCAAATTCAATGAAGTATTGAAATGCTTGAATGACATGGCTGTAGACATCATTCGACCAAGTGATCCGGAGTTCAGAGTTGTACATGATAGGCTTCGAGATGCAAGATTCGCACCTCACTTTGATGGTTGCATAGTTGCAATTGATGGGTTGCATATTCCTATAATAGTTCCAAATGATGAGATCGTCAACCATGTTGGTCGACATGGATACCCAACACAGAATATCATGGCAGTGTGTGACTTTGACATGAGATTCACTTCTATTGTCGCGGGATGGCCAGGGTCAGCACATGACACAAGGATATTCAGAGATACTTTGGTGAAGTATGCAAATAGGTTTCCACATCCACCGATAGGTATCCATTTCATTTACATGCGCATGACAATATTGTTTTAG
- the LOC109777159 gene encoding L-type lectin-domain containing receptor kinase IV.1-like, with the protein MSAHLLMLFLLFIIPMFKCTYAFGDFGEHGFNYDTGIPVRMFQLNGVASVTSGALMLTNNDPQKSGQAFSRRPFGSITSFSTTFVFLIMPPESNHRVSAHGLAFALSSTMDFVFDALPGPYLGLTNMESNGNGTNQLFAVELDTIKNPQFADIDDNHIRIDVNDMESIDSHTAGYYTSNGMFSPLKLASGKPMQVWVDYDGISHNINVSLAPYLELKPQRPLLLSSVNLTSVLANNSFYAGFSSSTGLLKSRHYIIGWSFNTTGKAHPLNYTSLSQIIEEVRQKTQNRSRITRAIFVPVVKELDYTDKLSIFKTNLPLSFQSLQTIKHQNLNPMSDG; encoded by the coding sequence ATGTCGGCTCACTTACTCATGCTCTTTCTCCTCTTCATCATCCCCATGTTCAAGTGCACCTACGCCTTTGGTGATTTTGGTGAGCATGGCTTCAACTACGACACCGGCATCCCTGTGCGCATGTTTCAGCTTAATGGTGTGGCTTCTGTCACAAGCGGGGCACTTATGCTAACCAACAATGATCCACAGAAGAGCGGGCAGGCTTTCTCTAGGCGTCCATTTGGCTCTATTACCTCATTCTCAACCACCTTTGTGTTTCTCATCATGCCCCCGGAAAGCAACCACAGGGTGAGTGCGCATGGGCTTGCCTTTGCGCTTTCATCCACGATGGACTTTGTGTTCGATGCCCTCCCGGGTCCGTACCTGGGCCTGACCAACATGGAAAGCAACGGTAATGGCACAAACCAACTCTTTGCTGTTGAGCTTGATACAATTAAGAATCCCCAATTTGCTGATATTGATGACAACCACATTCGAATCGATGTGAATGACATGGAGTCCATTGATTCCCACACGGCTGGTTACTACACCTCAAATGGTATGTTCTCTCCATTGAAGCTTGCGAGTGGTAAACCGATGCAAGTGTGGGTGGACTATGATGGCATCTCGCACAACATTAATGTCAGTTTGGCACCTTATTTAGAGCTCAAGCCGCAACGTCCATTGTTGTTAAGCAGTGTTAATCTTACGTCTGTGTTGGCAAACAACTCATTCTATGCTGGGTTTTCATCTTCAACGGGCCTCCTTAAGTCAAGGCACTACATTATTGGATGGAGTTTCAACACAACTGGGAAGGCTCATCCACTTAACTACACATCCCTGTCTCAGATTATAGAAGAAGTTAGACAGAAAACACAAAACCGCTCACGTATTACCCGAGCCATTTTTGTACCAGTTGTCAAGGAACTAGACTATACTGATAAATTAAGCATATTCAAAACTAATTTACCACTGagctttcaaagtcttcagacaATCAAACACCAAAATTTAAACCCGATGAGCGATGGCTAG
- the LOC109777160 gene encoding L10-interacting MYB domain-containing protein-like produces MSKANWSPEMTTIFCNLAAKEKEKGNRPTKFLNPAGYKNVEVGFFQQTEKLYSRLQFKNKWGSLRTLYRDWLILKNTSTGLGWNDETNTMIADDEWWKKAGEENKDILQFRKCGPENLNQMSIMYEKINVTGETSMMPGGEHEVLDLEEDETEEEEVQTTQAKKAKKGPWKIDGSSSKKNPVQRDFKRMVDHLISEHVAMNSHKDSVATKIEKIMEEVLACGADETSDEYFIATKSFTKFENRCFFNNMKTSEGKKNWLRRMYEELNRH; encoded by the exons ATGTCAAAAGCTAATTGGAGTCCAGAAATGACCACCATTTTTTGCAATCTCGCTGCtaaggagaaggaaaaggggaatAGGCCTACCAAATTTTTGAACCCTGCTGGATACAAGAATGTAGAAGTTGGCTTCTTTCAGCAGACCGAAAAACTTTACAgtaggctgcagttcaaaaatAAATGGGGCAGTTTGAGGACCTTGTATAGGGATTGGCTGATCCTAAAGAATACATCTACTGGACTTGGTTGGAATGATGAAACAAACACCATGATTGCTGATGACGAATGGTGGAAGAAGGCCGGTGAA GAAAACAAGGACATCTTGCAGTTTCGTAAATGTGGTCCTGAAAATCTGAACCAAATGAGCATCATGTATGAGAAGATCAATGTTACAGGAGAAACTTCTATGATGCCAGGTGGTGAGCATGAAGTGCTTGATCTTGAAGAAGATGAAACCGAGGAGGAAGAAGTGCAGACTACACAAGCCAAGAAGGCAAAGAAGGGGCCATGGAAGATAGATGGAAGCTCTAGTAAAAAGAATCCTGTTCAAAGGGATTTCAAGCGCATGGTTGACCACTTGATTAGTGAACATGTTGCGATGAACTCACATAAGGATAGTGTTGCTACTAAAATTGAAAAGATTATGGAAGAAGTTCTGGCATGTGGAGCCGATGAAACAAGTGATGAGTACTTCATAGCAACCAAGTCGTTTACGAAGTTTGAAAATCGTTGTTTCTTTAACAATATGAAGACTAGCGAAGGGAAGAAGAATTGGCTTAGGAGGATGTATGAAGAGCTAAATAGGCATTAG